A section of the Callithrix jacchus isolate 240 chromosome 14, calJac240_pri, whole genome shotgun sequence genome encodes:
- the LOC118147321 gene encoding uncharacterized protein C2orf78-like — MHSLASATQTSTRIVSSSLESTVDVSSSLTMSEHFQNTSFLGTANSMQLSLPLVSNAASLTGNISNFSRASAPAVSSAWLLPSASGTSFQPLTGSAYLYQHSRTAMLSGVSGQSHSSTSASTYPGVFEWDVTASTAKKSPSLRDFTVTVIDQNAAVSSMSMTAQHDKTSDANIIVPLYPTLSASLVQGTQSEIPNQQGHSLSLPYQKGRQVYYYNPDTLGPQLSGELGPWLQSYGSVSYTEIRASAHQPEMVMVLKEVQPTNVLPTVSTSGMYYSVSAQHITENSFQVTETSRGMDTSLGLQSPSQTCGLALTSEFPKSCSSRNTQLLLESNPSPELGDISTIVPVQSPTNLLTGSPAPSQDKTENKDLDGIKTKLSKPLEAYQFPTENQDPPLRPLEIPDIRQLLSCIDPLGQEKQPGSENANLQKNSLTLEGKGIPEDGIESSSDQPKSPSTRKAKDPSAIKANQVQENSSIIKSHSDKVRKNKHKAAEPIQGAPKAKIQPKKPESLLEGEVAVCSATTSDSTSVSKGKHSSDKPHKVTSNRSSTTKRHGQEKTRRGRENSSKKSENSEQSGTKVEAEEKQAIPNRKRNKNQPELSQETFKKPRTSLGMQMLASVQVFHALGKKTDKKTGFSSSRTLGSSTNTQNAQPLSALQPCLDTRCEGKGLEKTQLKAQELDSAEKQCPSPSQHELPPPVKVKLLPLPFLTPDKPQARPVSRWPHPPASRRPAVACPAQPGSTNSDQSTAVDPFQPAPTNAPLTGPARPAQPILTNATQPGSANPNRPPTASQSAASRPAPYKTSSCSSLQREPVSSAVTNLQSLSKPQNQFLIQDFSLQFRPWRTPNISGPVVSTPITKEQRPEREAMKRKAQQERENAAKYTSLGKLQFFIQRQKDIEISQNYGYRI; from the exons ATGCACTCCTTGGCGTCAGCCACCCAGACATCCACTAGGATTGTCTCTTCATCCCTTGAATCTACAGTTGATGTTTCTTCTTCTCTGACCATGTCAG AACATTTCCAAAATACCTCTTTTCTTGGAACTGCAAATTCTATGCAGCTCTCCCTTCCTCTAGTGAGCAATGCGGCTTCCCTAACAGGAAACATCTCCAACTTCTCCAGGGCCTCTGCTCCAGCTGTTAGCTCAGCATGGCTACTGCCATCAGCCTCTGGCACCTCTTTCCAGCCACTCACGGGCAGTGCCTACCTTTACCAACATTCTAGGACAGCTATGTTGTCTGGGGTTAGTGGCCAGAGCCATAGCTCTACTTCAGCTTCCACTTACCCAGGCGTTTTTGAGTGGGACGTTACAGCAAGCACAGCAAAGAAGTCACCCTCACTCAGGGACTTCACTGTGACTGTCATTGACCAGAACGCAGCTGTCTCTTCCATGTCTATGACAGCCCAGCATGATAAAACTTCAGATGCCAATATTATAGTCCCTCTGTATCCAACACTATCTGCCAGCCTTGTTCAGGGGACACAATCGGAAATCCCTAATCAGCAGGGCCATAGCTTGTCACTTCCCTACCAGAAAGGAAGGCAGGTCTATTACTATAATCCAGACACACTGGGGCCTCAGCTCTCTGGAGAACTTGGCCCCTGGCTGCAATCCTATGGCTCTGTGTCATATACAGAAATTAGGGCCTCTGCCCATCAACCAGAAATGGTGATGGTGCTAAAGGAGGTTCAGCCCACAAATGTTCTACCAACAGTCTCCACTTCTGGGATGTATTACTCTGTGTCTGCTCAACACATCACAGAAAACAGTTTTCAAG TGACGGAAACTTCCCGGGGGATGGATACCTCCCTGGGATTGCAATCTCCAAGCCAGACATGTGGTCTGGCACTAACTTCAGAATTCCCCAAGTCCTGCAGTAGCAGAAATACCCAGTTATTACTTGAGAGCAATCcatcacctgagcttggggacATTTCAACGATCGTTCCAGTCCAGAGTCCAACTAATCTCTTGACAGGGTCTCCAGCTCCAAGCCAGGACAAAACCGAGAACAAGGATTTGGATGGGATTAAAACCAAGCTTTCAAAGCCTCTAGAGGCCTACCAGTTCCCAACAGAAAATCAAGATCCTCCACTGCGTCCTTTAGAAATCCCTGATATTCGCCAGCTTCTGTCCTGCATCGATCCTCTTGGCCAAGAGAAGCAGCCTGGTTCCGAAAATGCCAATCTGCAAAAGAACAGCCTGACTCTTGAGGGCAAAGGGATACCTGAAGATGGGATTGAGTCTAGCAGTGACCAACCCAAAAGTCCCTCCACAAGGAAAGCCAAAGATCCCAGTGCCATCAAGGCAAATCAGGTGCAGGAAAACTCAAGCATCATAAAGAGTCACTCTGACAAAGTCAGGAAGAACAAGCATAAAGCTGCCGAGCCTATCCAGGGTGCTCCCAAGGCCAAAATCCAGCCAAAGAAGCCAGAGAGCCTATTAGAGGGAGAAGTGGCTGTTTGCAGTGCTACCACCAGCGACAGCACTTCTGTGAGCAAGGGCAAGCATTCTAGTGACAAACCCCACAAAGTCACATCCAATAGGAGCAGCACAACTAAGAGGCATGGGCAGGAGAAGACCAGAAGGGGCAGAGAGAACAGCTCCAAGAAATCTGAAAACAGTGAGCAGTCGGGGACCAAAGTTGAGGCAGAAGAGAAGCAAGCCATTCCCAACAGGAAGCGGAACAAAAATCAACCTGAGCTTAGCCAAGAGACCTTCAAAAAGCCACGAACCTCCCTAGGCATGCAGATGCTAGCGTCCGTGCAAGTTTTCCATGCACTGGGGAAAAAGACCGACAAGAAAACTGGATTCTCTTCTTCCCGGACTCTGGGAAGCTCAACCAACACCCAGAACGCCCAGCCACTCTCAGCTCTCCAACCATGCCTGGATACCCGATGTGAGGGGAAAGGCCTGGAGAAAACTCAACTCAAGGCACAGGAGCTGGATAGTGCTGAAAAACAGTGTCCATCTCCATCCCAGCATGAGTTGCCACCACCTGTGAAGGTCAAGTTGCTACCGTTGCCCTTTCTGACCCCGGACAAACCTCAAGCTCGACCTGTTTCTCGGTGGCCACACCCTCCGGCCTCACGTAGGCCTGCTGTGGCTTGCCCTGCTCAACCTGGTTCTACTAACTCAGATCAGTCAACTGCAGTCGATCCGTTCCAACCGGCTCCTACCAACGCACCTTTGACAGGTCCTGCCAGACCAGCTCAGCCAATTTTGACCAATGCAACCCAACCTGGTTCAGCAAACCCTAACCGGCCTCCTACTGCCTCTCAGTCTGCTGCTTCTAGGCCAGCACCCTACAAAACATCATCTTGCTCTTCTCTCCAGCGGGAGCCCGTTTCCAGTGCTGTGACCAATCTCCAGTCACTGTCCAAGCCTCAAAATCAGTTTCTCATCCAAGACTTCAGCTTGCAGTTCAGGCCGTGGAGGACACCCAACATTTCTGGGCCAGTAGTGTCAACGCCCATCACAAAAGAGCAGAGGCCAGAACGCGAGGCCATGAAGAGGAAGGCCCAGCAAGAGCGTGAGAATGCTGCCAAATACACCTCTTTGGGGAAACTGCAGTTCTTCattcaaagacaaaaagatatagaaatttctcaaaactaCGGCTACAGGATCTAA